The DNA segment GGAAAAGGCGCAGACGGTCCGGCTCTTTGACGGGCAGGGACACGACGGGCTCTTCACGGTGCGCGACATCGCCAAAAACCGGGCCGATCTCGAGGCCGTGGAACTGGCCGAGCACCCTGCTCCCGAAGGCGGCCTGACCCTGGCCATCGGCTGGGGCAAGTCCAAGCGCCGGGACTATCTGCTGGAAAAAATCGTCGAACTTCAGGGAAACGGCGTGATCTTCTGGCAGGCCGTGCGCAGCCAGGGGGGGCTGCCCAAAGATCCCAAGGCGGCCTGGAACGAAAAGTTCATCCAGGCGGCCAAGCAATGCGGGGCCGTCCGGTTGCCCGAACTCGAGACCGTGTCCGGCGGCGTGGGCGGGCTCCTGGCACTGGCCGGGGGGTTCGACCACTGTTATCTGGCCTGGGAGGCTGGGGAGGCCGACACGCCCCTGGCGCCCGACATGCTTTCCAAAGGACGCACTCTTGTAGTAGTTGGACCGGA comes from the Pseudodesulfovibrio hydrargyri genome and includes:
- a CDS encoding RsmE family RNA methyltransferase; this translates as MARLNTFFLPPDQWPARAGDVVRLSGPEARHMGTILRTEKAQTVRLFDGQGHDGLFTVRDIAKNRADLEAVELAEHPAPEGGLTLAIGWGKSKRRDYLLEKIVELQGNGVIFWQAVRSQGGLPKDPKAAWNEKFIQAAKQCGAVRLPELETVSGGVGGLLALAGGFDHCYLAWEAGEADTPLAPDMLSKGRTLVVVGPEGGFDPAEADRLIGAGFVPVTLGPSILRWETAAVYCLSLAMFGAQDRS